The following proteins are co-located in the bacterium genome:
- a CDS encoding efflux RND transporter periplasmic adaptor subunit — MMKLRTKVLQAGSALLAGLALAIPVGCGDEAPPPAEVVRPIKILEIGGGGEGARREYPGTIGAAQSAELAFEVAGKLDAFPVEEGQEVETGTVLASLDARDYDARLDKAQAKTNHARSEYKRAKTLYDEGVTPEAERERKQRLLEIAEADLREAQKAVEDTVLRAPFSGAVARKLVEDFENVQAKQPVVLLEDDTSLEIVVDVPERDILQRGQDTGDNAEVTRRIDPMVLLTALPDRSFPARVKEFSTSADPTTRTFQVTLAFDPPTDTRVLPGMTAKVTIRAPEELGSGLSLPASSVLADENGASYVWVVDPSAMTVSRRAISVGELAGDRVSVTSGLAPGDWVAVSGVHHLREGMQISRAGD; from the coding sequence ATGATGAAGCTGCGCACCAAGGTGCTCCAAGCGGGCTCGGCCCTGCTGGCCGGGCTCGCCCTGGCCATTCCGGTCGGCTGCGGCGACGAGGCTCCGCCTCCGGCCGAAGTCGTCCGGCCGATCAAGATCCTCGAGATCGGGGGCGGGGGCGAAGGCGCGCGCCGCGAATACCCCGGTACGATCGGGGCCGCCCAGAGTGCCGAGCTCGCCTTCGAGGTGGCCGGCAAGCTCGACGCGTTCCCGGTCGAGGAAGGCCAGGAGGTCGAGACAGGCACCGTCCTCGCGAGCTTGGATGCGCGGGACTACGACGCGCGGCTCGACAAGGCGCAGGCCAAGACGAACCACGCCCGCAGCGAGTACAAGCGCGCCAAGACGCTCTACGACGAGGGCGTCACTCCGGAGGCCGAGCGCGAAAGAAAGCAGCGCCTGCTCGAGATCGCCGAGGCCGACCTTCGCGAGGCGCAGAAGGCCGTCGAGGACACCGTGCTGCGCGCGCCCTTCTCCGGCGCAGTCGCGCGCAAGCTGGTCGAAGACTTCGAGAACGTGCAGGCGAAGCAGCCCGTCGTGCTGCTCGAAGACGATACGAGCCTGGAGATCGTGGTCGACGTGCCCGAGCGGGACATCCTGCAGAGGGGGCAGGACACTGGAGACAACGCGGAGGTAACGCGACGCATCGACCCCATGGTCCTCCTGACCGCGCTGCCGGACCGAAGCTTCCCGGCACGGGTGAAGGAATTCTCGACCAGCGCCGATCCGACCACCCGCACCTTTCAGGTCACACTGGCCTTCGATCCGCCGACCGATACCCGCGTGCTGCCGGGCATGACCGCCAAGGTCACGATCCGCGCACCGGAGGAGCTGGGCTCCGGCCTGAGCCTGCCCGCCAGCTCCGTCCTGGCCGACGAGAACGGAGCGTCCTACGTGTGGGTCGTGGACCCGAGCGCCATGACCGTCAGCCGACGGGCCATCTCCGTGGGCGAGTTGGCCGGCGACCGCGTGAGCGTGACGTCGGGCCTCGCGCCAGGCGATTGGGTGGCCGTCTCCGGCGTCCACCACCTGCGCGAAGGCATGCAGATCTCGCGGGCAGGCGACTGA
- a CDS encoding efflux RND transporter permease subunit — protein MNFADIALRNRTVTLVLTAVMIFGGLNAFQSLSRLEDPEFTIKDALVITPYPGASAYEVENEVSDEMELAVQQLAQLKEVTSKSDRGLSTLTVSIKDQYDRARLPQVWDELRRKVGDAQRNLPPGAGPSLVIDDFGDVYGVFVAVYGPEYNYAELKDFVELLRRELLLVQDVAKIELWGERTEAIYVEPSRERMSQLNVPMEAVMAELRARNLVADAGRVEVGPEFIAIQPGGLFDSVEDFENLRISGGASGSQIRLRDIASVRRGYVEPQAKILRYDGHVAIGLGISTLSGGNVVTMGELVNARAIELRDQWPLGIEVGVVSLQSAAVVTAIEGFTVSLMQAVAIVVVVLLFFMGVRSGLLIGFILFLTITGTFIFLGPMGVALERISLGALIIALGMLVDNAIVVVDGMLVRLQEGQAAEDAAREVVSQTSMPLLGATAVAIMAFAAIGTSDDSTGEYCRSLFQVVLVSLGLSWVTAVTVTPVLCVMFLKAPEGGGGDPYAGRFYAAYSAILRGCIRMRWVTVACVVGLFAVSLYGFGFVDRSFFPDSTRPQFMLDFWMPQGTHIDTTNQAVTGVEQYLLEQEKITHVSSLVGAGGMRFLLTYAPEKTNSSYAQFLVDVAPEDYTAIPGLITDAEAALRLSHPDALVNGKRFLLGPGEGGKIQVRMSGEDPNELRRIEGEVLAILAADPAAKGIRSDWGERVKVLNVDLADEEASRAGITREGVADAVKAGFDGVTIGVFREGDELLPILFRAPAEERGDVSSINDRQIWSPAAGRSIPLRQVVSGFETGFEDDMVWRRDRKRTITVHADPASGPASTVFARIRPQIEALELPTGYVIEWGGEYESSGDAQAALAGSIPLFVLLMFLIVVVLFNSLRQPTMIFLCVPLALIGVAGGLLLTGQPFGFMALLGFLSLMGMLIKNAIVLIDEIELQKRGDKSEFQAIMDSGVSRLRPVAMAAVTTALGMIPLLPDAFFVAMAVTIIGGLVVATVLTMVLVPVLYAIFFSVPSES, from the coding sequence ATGAACTTCGCCGACATCGCCCTGCGCAACCGGACCGTCACCCTCGTGCTGACGGCGGTCATGATCTTCGGGGGGCTCAATGCCTTCCAGAGCCTGTCCCGCCTCGAGGATCCCGAGTTCACCATCAAGGATGCACTCGTCATCACGCCGTACCCGGGAGCCTCCGCCTACGAGGTGGAGAACGAGGTGAGCGACGAGATGGAGCTGGCGGTGCAGCAGCTGGCCCAGCTGAAGGAGGTGACGTCGAAATCCGACCGCGGGCTCTCGACGCTCACCGTCTCGATCAAGGACCAGTACGACAGGGCCCGCCTTCCGCAGGTGTGGGACGAGCTGCGACGAAAGGTCGGCGACGCGCAACGCAACCTCCCGCCCGGCGCGGGCCCATCCCTCGTGATCGACGACTTCGGAGACGTCTACGGCGTGTTCGTCGCCGTCTACGGCCCCGAGTACAACTACGCCGAGCTCAAGGATTTCGTCGAGCTGCTGCGCCGCGAGCTCCTGCTGGTGCAGGACGTGGCCAAGATCGAGCTGTGGGGCGAGCGTACCGAGGCCATCTACGTCGAGCCCTCGAGAGAGCGGATGTCCCAGCTGAACGTTCCGATGGAGGCGGTGATGGCCGAGCTGCGAGCCCGCAACCTGGTGGCCGACGCCGGGCGGGTCGAGGTGGGGCCCGAGTTCATTGCCATCCAGCCGGGTGGCCTGTTCGACTCCGTCGAGGACTTCGAGAACCTGCGGATCAGCGGAGGGGCGAGCGGTTCCCAGATCCGGCTGCGCGACATCGCCTCGGTACGCCGCGGCTACGTCGAGCCGCAGGCCAAGATCCTGCGCTACGACGGCCACGTCGCCATCGGTCTCGGCATTTCGACGCTCTCGGGCGGCAACGTGGTGACGATGGGCGAGCTGGTGAACGCCCGGGCGATCGAGCTACGCGACCAGTGGCCCCTGGGCATCGAAGTCGGCGTGGTTTCGCTCCAGTCGGCGGCAGTGGTCACCGCCATCGAGGGCTTCACCGTCAGTCTGATGCAGGCGGTGGCGATCGTCGTGGTGGTGTTGCTCTTCTTCATGGGCGTGCGAAGCGGTCTGTTGATCGGCTTCATCCTGTTCCTGACCATCACAGGAACCTTCATCTTCCTGGGGCCGATGGGGGTGGCGCTGGAGCGCATCTCGCTCGGCGCGCTGATCATTGCCCTGGGCATGCTCGTCGACAACGCGATCGTCGTGGTGGATGGCATGCTGGTACGCCTGCAGGAAGGTCAGGCCGCCGAGGACGCCGCGCGTGAAGTGGTGAGCCAGACCTCGATGCCGTTGCTCGGGGCCACCGCCGTGGCGATCATGGCCTTTGCCGCGATCGGAACCTCGGACGATTCCACCGGGGAGTACTGCCGTTCGCTCTTCCAGGTGGTGCTGGTCTCCCTGGGGTTGAGCTGGGTGACCGCGGTGACCGTCACTCCCGTGCTCTGCGTGATGTTCCTGAAGGCCCCCGAAGGCGGGGGAGGCGACCCCTATGCCGGCCGTTTCTACGCCGCCTACAGCGCGATCCTGCGCGGCTGCATCCGCATGCGCTGGGTGACCGTGGCCTGTGTGGTCGGCCTGTTCGCCGTCTCCCTCTACGGCTTCGGCTTCGTCGACCGCAGCTTCTTCCCCGACTCGACGCGCCCCCAGTTCATGCTCGATTTCTGGATGCCCCAGGGCACCCACATCGATACCACCAACCAGGCCGTCACTGGGGTGGAGCAGTACCTGCTCGAGCAGGAAAAGATCACCCACGTCTCTTCACTGGTCGGGGCGGGCGGAATGCGCTTCCTGCTCACGTATGCCCCCGAGAAGACGAACTCCTCCTACGCGCAATTCCTGGTGGACGTGGCGCCCGAGGATTACACGGCCATTCCGGGCCTGATCACCGATGCCGAGGCCGCGCTGCGCCTCTCCCATCCGGACGCATTGGTGAACGGCAAGCGCTTTCTGCTGGGACCCGGCGAGGGCGGAAAGATCCAGGTGCGCATGAGCGGGGAGGACCCGAACGAGCTGCGCCGCATCGAGGGCGAGGTGCTCGCCATCCTGGCGGCAGATCCCGCCGCCAAGGGCATCCGCTCGGATTGGGGCGAGCGGGTCAAGGTGCTGAACGTGGACCTGGCCGACGAGGAGGCGAGCCGCGCTGGAATCACCCGTGAAGGCGTGGCGGACGCCGTCAAGGCGGGCTTCGACGGCGTGACCATCGGCGTCTTCCGCGAGGGCGACGAGCTGCTTCCCATCCTGTTTCGCGCGCCGGCGGAGGAACGCGGCGACGTCTCGAGCATCAACGACCGGCAGATCTGGAGCCCAGCCGCCGGTCGCTCGATTCCGCTGCGCCAGGTGGTTTCGGGCTTCGAGACCGGCTTCGAAGACGACATGGTCTGGCGCCGAGACCGCAAGCGCACCATCACCGTGCACGCAGACCCGGCGAGCGGCCCGGCGAGTACGGTGTTCGCGCGAATCCGGCCGCAGATCGAGGCCCTCGAGCTCCCCACCGGCTACGTGATCGAGTGGGGCGGCGAGTACGAGAGCTCCGGCGACGCCCAGGCCGCGCTGGCCGGCTCGATTCCGCTCTTCGTGCTGCTGATGTTCCTGATCGTGGTCGTGCTGTTCAACTCTCTGCGCCAGCCGACGATGATCTTCCTGTGCGTCCCCCTGGCCTTGATCGGCGTCGCGGGCGGCCTGTTGCTTACCGGCCAGCCCTTCGGCTTCATGGCGCTGCTCGGCTTCCTCTCGCTGATGGGCATGCTGATCAAGAACGCGATCGTGCTGATCGACGAGATCGAGCTGCAGAAGCGCGGGGACAAGTCCGAATTCCAGGCCATCATGGATTCTGGCGTCAGCCGCCTGCGGCCAGTGGCGATGGCTGCGGTGACCACGGCACTCGGCATGATCCCGCTGCTACCCGATGCCTTCTTCGTCGCCATGGCCGTGACGATCATCGGCGGCCTGGTGGTGGCCACGGTGCTCACGATGGTGCTCGTGCCCGTGCTCTACGCCATCTTCTTCAGCGTCCCCTCCGAGAGCTAG